Proteins from a single region of Pseudomonas sp. 10S4:
- a CDS encoding glyceraldehyde-3-phosphate dehydrogenase, translated as MWKVPVTQKPDQCLGEWIDREALAEAMIPLIGQLYRNNNVVSSIYGRSLINRSVIAILKAHRFARHRQSDDSELSVHETFPLLKAMSELKLGAASVDLGKLAVKFKAEGNGRTAEQFVREELADVVGQQNVAARKGTDVVLYGFGRIGRLLARILIEKTGGGDGLRLRAIVVRKGAENDLVKRASLLRRDSVHGPFDGTITIDEANNTITANGNLIQVIYAKNPTEVDYTQYGIKDALLVDNTGVWRDAEGLGQHLACPGIDRVVLTAPGKGKLKNIVHGINHGEITADDKIVSAASCTTNAIVPVLKAVNDKFGIINGHVETVHSYTNDQNLIDNFHKGDRRGRSAALNMVITETGAATAAAKALPELAGKLTGNAIRVPTPNVSMAILNLNLEKAATREEMNEYLRYMALHSDLHKQIDYVNSQEVVSTDFVGSRHAGVVDAEATITQDNRVVLYVWYDNEFGYSCQVVRVMEDMAGVNPPAFPR; from the coding sequence ATGTGGAAGGTTCCCGTGACTCAGAAGCCCGACCAGTGTCTTGGTGAATGGATCGACCGTGAAGCACTCGCAGAAGCGATGATTCCGCTTATCGGTCAGCTCTACCGCAATAACAACGTGGTGAGCTCGATCTATGGCCGCAGCCTGATCAATCGTTCAGTCATTGCGATTCTCAAAGCTCACCGCTTTGCTCGCCATCGCCAGTCCGACGACAGCGAACTGTCCGTCCACGAAACATTCCCGCTGCTCAAAGCCATGAGCGAGCTCAAACTCGGCGCCGCATCGGTCGACCTGGGCAAGCTGGCAGTCAAATTCAAGGCTGAAGGCAATGGCCGTACTGCTGAGCAGTTCGTCCGTGAAGAACTGGCTGACGTGGTTGGCCAGCAGAACGTTGCCGCTCGCAAAGGCACCGACGTTGTCCTCTACGGCTTCGGTCGTATCGGCCGTCTGCTGGCGCGCATCCTGATCGAGAAAACCGGTGGTGGCGACGGCCTGCGTCTGCGCGCCATCGTCGTGCGCAAGGGCGCCGAAAACGACCTGGTCAAACGTGCCAGCCTGCTGCGTCGCGACTCGGTTCATGGTCCGTTCGATGGCACCATCACCATTGATGAAGCCAACAACACCATCACCGCCAACGGCAACCTGATCCAGGTTATCTACGCGAAAAACCCGACTGAAGTGGATTACACCCAGTACGGCATCAAAGACGCGCTGCTGGTGGACAACACCGGCGTATGGCGTGACGCCGAGGGCCTGGGCCAGCATTTGGCTTGCCCGGGTATCGACCGCGTTGTGTTGACCGCGCCTGGTAAAGGCAAGCTGAAGAACATCGTTCACGGCATCAACCACGGCGAAATCACCGCTGACGACAAGATCGTATCCGCGGCGTCCTGCACCACCAACGCCATCGTGCCGGTGCTGAAGGCTGTCAACGACAAGTTCGGCATCATCAACGGTCACGTTGAAACGGTTCACTCGTACACCAACGACCAGAACCTGATCGACAACTTCCACAAGGGCGATCGCCGTGGCCGTAGCGCCGCGCTGAACATGGTAATCACCGAGACCGGTGCTGCCACCGCTGCTGCCAAGGCTCTGCCTGAGCTGGCCGGCAAGCTGACCGGTAACGCGATCCGCGTTCCGACGCCTAACGTGTCGATGGCCATTCTCAACCTGAACCTTGAGAAAGCCGCTACCCGCGAAGAGATGAACGAGTACCTGCGCTACATGGCGTTGCACTCCGATCTGCATAAGCAAATCGACTACGTCAATTCGCAGGAAGTGGTTTCCACCGACTTCGTTGGCTCGCGCCACGCAGGCGTTGTGGACGCTGAAGCAACCATCACCCAAGACAACCGCGTTGTTCTGTACGTTTGGTACGACAACGAATTCGGTTATAGCTGCCAGGTGGTTCGCGTGATGGAAGACATGGCCGGTGTAAACCCGCCAGCGTTCCCGCGCTAA